A section of the Phaseolus vulgaris cultivar G19833 chromosome 8, P. vulgaris v2.0, whole genome shotgun sequence genome encodes:
- the LOC137827192 gene encoding 18.1 kDa class I heat shock protein-like — MSLTHTRPFFSRRRPDHSTHQPTWEPFQAQEHHTMGLAQSNPPPPFMAFPAADPSPILNSHIDFKETAEAHVYKVHLPGYKRNDVRVEVDDDRVLCITCGKSVEKEEQREGWHCVELSSGHFIQRLTLPENSVVDHVKAFMENGVLNITVPKYNKGSHTRARNINISSRP, encoded by the coding sequence ATGTCCCTCACTCACACTCGTCCCTTCTTCAGCAGAAGAAGGCCTGATCATTCAACCCACCAACCAACCTGGGAGCCCTTCCAAGCCCAGGAACACCACACCATGGGCCTGGCACAGTCCAACCCACCACCACCGTTCATGGCTTTTCCCGCCGCCGATCCCTCACCGATCCTCAACTCGCACATAGATTTCAAGGAGACTGCGGAGGCGCACGTGTACAAGGTCCACCTTCCTGGGTACAAGCGCAACGATGTGCGTGTGGAGGTGGACGACGACAGGGTTCTCTGCATCACTTGCGGGAAGAGCGTGGAGAAGGAGGAGCAGCGAGAAGGGTGGCACTGCGTAGAACTCTCCAGCGGTCACTTCATTCAGCGCCTCACTCTCCCCGAGAACTCAGTTGTCGACCACGTCAAAGCCTTCATGGAAAACGGGGTCCTCAACATTACTGTTCCTAAATACAACAAAGGCTCTCACACTCGTGCCAGAAACATCAACATTTCTTCTCGTCCCTAA